One Burkholderia vietnamiensis LMG 10929 genomic window, ATGCCGCTAATATGCACCGATCGCCCGCCGGCGACAAACCCGCGCGCCACACGCGCGCGGAACCGCTTGCCCTCGGTCGGATGCGAGCCGCCTTGCCGCGTCGCGCGGCGCCGGCCCGGCGCGAGCGCGGTCATACGGAGCGCGTTCGCACCGAGCCCACGCAGCGCGTCACAGAAACGTCTTCAAGCCGACCGTCGGATCGGCGAGCTGCTGCGGGTCGGGCATCGCGCCGGCCGCGATCAGCCGGCGCGCGGCGCCGATGTCGCGCCCGAGATTGACCGCGGCCGCCGCGACGATCCTGCCGTCGTCGCCGAGCCCGAACACCGTGAACGGCCCGCGTGCCGGATCGCCGCGCACGACGGTCGTCTGCCCGGCGCCGAACAGCCCGAGCATCTGCAGGTTGCAGTCGTACTGATCGGACCACAGCCACGGCAGCTCCGCATACGCGTCGTCCGCGCCGAGCAGGTTCGCGGCCGCGACGGCCGGCTGGTTCTCCGCGACCTGCCACGACTCGATGCGCACGTGACGCCCGAGCAGCGGATTGAAGTGCATCGTCACCTCGCCCGCCGCGAAGATCGCGCGGTCGGCCGAGCGGCAGCCCGCATCGACGCGGATGCCGTTGTCGACGTCGAGCCCCGCCGCCTGCGCGAGCTCGACGTTGGGCAGCACGCCGATGCCGACCACGACGACGTCGGCATGCACGTCGCCGCGATCGGTCTCGACGATCGCGCCGCCGCCCGCCGCGGCACGTATCGCGCGCGGCAGCGTCGCCATCTGAAAACCGACGCCGCGTTCGTCATGCAACCGGTGCGCGTAGGCGCCGACGACTTCCGGCAACGCGCGTTGCAGCAAGCGTGCGGCCGGATCGATCACCGTCACGTCGCAGCCGAGCTGGCGCGCCGCCGCAGCCACTTCGAGGCCGATGAAGCCGCCGCCGAGCACCGCGACGCGGCGCCCGCGCACGAGCTGCGCGCGCAACGCACGCGCGTCGGCGACGGTGCGCACGTAGTGCGCCACGACGCCCGCGTCGAGCGGCCCGCCGAAGGTGCGCACGCGCGAGCCGGTCGCCAGCACGAGCTTCGCGTACGGCAACGTCGTGCCGTCGTCGAGCCGCACGCGTTGCGCCTCGCGCTCGATCGCGTCGACGCGCGTGCCGAGCCGCAGCGCGATGCGCTGCGCGTCGTACCACGCGGCATCGCGAACGAACGCGCGCTGCTCGCCGTCGTCGTTCAGCAACGCATCCTTCGACAGCGCGGGCCGGTCGTACGGCAGCTCGCGCTCGGCGCCGATCATCACGATCGGCGCGTCGGCGTCGCGCGCACGCAGCGCCTCGGCCGTGCGCCGCGCCGCGTGGCCGGCTCCGACGATCACGAACGGGTCAGCCGACATTGACTTCCACCTGTCCGTCGACGATCCGGATCGGATAGACGCCCACCGGCTCGGTGATCGGCGCGCATTTCGGCGCACCGGTGCGAATGTCGATCAGCCCCTGATGCAGCGGGCACTCGACGCACCCGTCCTCCACGTAGCCTTCGGACAGCCGCGCGTGGCCATGCGAACACAGGTCGTGCATCGCGAACAGTTCGTCGCCGATCCGGAATACAGCGATCGGCTTCTGGCCGGCGACGCGCGCCGCCGGTTCGTCTTCGGTGAATTCGTCGATGGCGCCCAGCGGATGCCATTCGGCGAGGGTTGCTTCGGTCATGTCGGCTCCTTGCTTCGTCGGGTCGGTCAGATCGGGGTCGCGAGCAGCGTCTGCACGCGCGACGTGTCGTAGATCACGCGCTTGGCCTTGTAGCGCAGGCCGTCGGGCGTGCGCACGACCGTGTCGTAATACTTGCCGGCCTGGTACACGTTCGATTCGCCGTTGCTGCGAGTCTGCACGACCACGTAGTTGCTCTCGGTGTCGATCTCGCCGTCGCGCTGCGCGACGATCGCGAGGCCCGAGGTCATGTGGCGGTACGTGTGCTCTTCATAGATGTTCGCGTGCCGCAGCGACACCACGCGATCGCGCAGCATCCGCTGGTTCGTGCAGTGGACGATGCCGACCGGCAGCCCGAGATCCGCGTTCTCCTTCGGCACGATCTCGTACGTGCAGTCCTCGGTGAACATTTCCGGCCAGCGTTCGAGCCGGTCGTTGTCGAGATGGCCGATGTAGCGGTTCTGCAGCATGTAAATCTCGAACCACGTCTTCATGTCTTCCGTCAGGTTTTCCATCTTTGCGCGCTCCCGCTTCAATAGCCCATCAGCTTCTGGTAGCCGACCCAGAACTTGCGGATCAGGCTTTCGGTGATCACCGTGTCCTGCTGCTCCGGATTGCCGCGCGACATCTCGATGACCGAGGTTGCGTCGGCGTCGCGCACCGTGCCGCGCTGCACGAGCTCGGTCGCCTCGGTGTCCTCCATCGAGATGTAGCCGGCCGGCCCGACCAGGTTCGCCTGCTTGATGCGCAGCGCGCGCAGCTCGGGCGTGTCGTCGGCGTAGCCGAAGAAGTGGAAGATCAGCTCGAAGTTGTCCGGCCCCTTCGGCAGGATCTGCCGCGCGACCAGCGTGTTGTGGATCTGCTGGATCACGAGCTGCGGGAAGATCGGCTGGATATGATTCGTGCAGTCCTCGTCGTATTCCGACACCAGATCGAGAATCGACTCGTCTTCCAGATGGAAGCCTTCGTCGAACGAACGGATGTTCTGCTGCTTGTACGCGGCCGACGTGTCGTCGCCCGTCTTCGTCACCGTGATGATGCTGTGCAGCCCGTGGTTCGCATCGGGGATCGAGCGCGCCTTCATCCCGACGCGGAAGATGTTGAAGGTCGTATGGAACAGATGCAGCATGCTCGCGTGATACGGATCCTTCACGTTCTCCATGTACAGCTTCCAGTTCGACTTCGAATACTGGCGCGTGCAGCCGAGATACTCGATCGGCTTGTGGAAGATCCGGTCGATCCACGGTCGCATCTGCGCGCCGAGATAATCGGGCAGCGGCGCGACGTCGTCGCTGAAGGTCGCGAACACGAGCCCGCGATAGCTGTCGACGCGCAGCTTGCGTAGCCCGTGCTGCTTCGGGTCGAAGTCGGCCGGCATCCCGGTCATCCCTTTCTGGCCGCGCCGGAACGGCACGCCGAGCAGGTTGCCCTCGTTGTCGAAGCTCCACTGGTGATACACGCACGTGTGCGAGCTGGCGTTGCCGCGCGACTTGCGGCACACCTGCGCGCCGCGGTGCGCGCAGCGGTTCACCCACGCGGACAGCGCGCCGTCCTCGGTGCGCGTGACGACGACCGGCGTGTCGCCGACGAAGGTGCTCTTGAAGTCGCCGGCGTTGGGGATTTCCGCTTCCAGCGCGACGAAGTTCCACGTCGGCCCGCGGAAGATGCGCTCCTGCTCGCGATCGTAGACGGCGCGCGAGCTGAACACCTTGTACGGGACGCGCGAGCCGTCGTCGTGGGGAAAGTGCACGTCGGACGCGTCGTCGCGCGCGGCAAATACGACGGGCGATGCTGTCTGCTCCATGTCGGACTCCTTGTGGTTCCGGTTCGTTGATGGCATGGAGCGGATTTTTGAAAAGCTAATATTCGGCGTCTATCCGGAAAGTGCGATTGCGGCGGCGCAATATCCACTTTCGGCGGATTTCTGCGCTAGCATGACGACACACGCGAGCCGCCGCCCGTTCGTGACCCATTCGTCGGAACGAAGCGCGCGTCGATACCAAGGCCGATGCCCATGTCCCCAACGTCGTTCGAGCCGCTCGCGCTGCGCGCGCACCGGCTGTTCGAATCCCGCGATCTCGACGAGACGCGCGAGCGCATCTCGCGCGTGATGCAGCCGCACGCGCTGCTGCCGAGCGGGCGCATGCAGGGCGCCGCGCACATGGACTTCGTGCGGCTCGGCGGGCTCGGGATCGGCACGATCGCGTTCGGCGACGCGATGCGCGTGCAGGTCGACGCGGTCGACGGCTATTACCTGCTGATGTTCTGTCTGTCCGGGCATGCGCAGGTCGCCGCGATGGGGCGCCGGCTCGGCGTCGACGGCCAGACGGGCGTGCTGTGCGCGCCTGGCGAGCGCTTCGATGCGGTGCTGTCGGCCGACTGCGAGCAGTTCGTGCTGCGCATCGACGCGGCGACCGTCGGCTCGCTCACCGGCAATCCGCGCGCGACGCTCGACCCGGTGCTGCACATCAGCGACGCCGCGCTCGCCGCGTGGCACCAGCAGCTGATGCTCGTCGCCCGCTCGCCGGCTTTGCTGGCGCGCGCCAACGCGAATCCGCGCGTCGCGGCGCAGCTCGAGCATCTGCTGATCGATCTGCTGATCGAAGGGCATCCGCCGGCGGCCGCGAGTATGCGTCACGATCCCGCGCCGGGCTTCCTGCTGCGCGCGCAGGAATTCGTGAACGCGCACTACGCGCAGCCGCTGCAGCTCGCCGATATCGTCGTGGCGGCCAACGTGCCGGAGCGGACGCTGCGCGACGCGTTCCTGCAGTTTCGCGGCATGAGCCCGATGCAATATCTGCGCGCGACGCGGCTCGAGCATGCGCGCGAGTTGCTGCGCAGGTCGCAGCCGGAGCGGCGGATCGCCGATGTCGCGCTCGATTGCGGGTTCACGCATCTCGGGCGCTTCGCGATCGCCTATCGGGAGAAGTTCGGGGAATCGCCATCGGAAACGGTGGGGGTTAGGCGGTAGGGGTTAGGCATCTGGCGGCAGGCATGCGCGGCCGGCCGCGTTGGTGGGTGGATCGCCGCGTGCGCGGGTGGTGCTGCGTCGGGCTGCATCTTCCGCATCTCCAGCGTCTCCCGCTTGGTCGCCTTGCCCGGTGCGTGCGGTGAGCCCGATGCGCCGCCCGTCGCCCCGGCCTCGCCCAACGCCCCCTTCTCGACCGAATCACCCCGCGTCGCCCCACCCGCCCGAATTGGCCGTTAGTTGCGGCCGCTCCATAAACCGCCCGCGCTAAAGCGTCGGTCCGAACATCGCGCGCGCGATCGCGCAAAACGCGGTCGTCGCCGGGCTTTCGCCGTGCAGCCGGCGGCTCATGATGATCGGCGACGTCGCCGTCGGCTCCGGCAGCCGCCGGTACACGACGCCCTTCACGCGCACGCCTTCCACGCTCTCGGGCACCAGCGACACGCCGACCTGCGCGGCCACCAGCCCGAGCGCCGTCTGCAGTTCGCGCACCTCGTGAACGCCCGCCGGCACGAGCGCGCCGTCGCGCAGCGCCGACAGCTGCTGGTCCGCGAAGCTCGGCCGCGGCGTGCTCGGGTAGACGATCAGCGTCTCGTGCGCGATGTCGGCGAGCGTCAGCGGTCGCGCGGGGTCGGCCAGCGGATGCCCGACCGGCAGCGCCGCGATCAGCTTCTCCTCGATCAGCGCCTCGCGCACCAGCTGGTCGTCGTCGAAGCGCAGGCGGCCGAAGCCGACGTCGATGCGCCCGCCCTTCAGCGCGCCGAGCTGCTCGAGCGTGAACATTTCGATCAGCGACAGCTCGACGCCCGGCTGCGCGTCGCGAAACGCGCGGATCACGTCCGGCAGCGCGCCGTAGAGCGTCGACGGTACGAAGCCGATCACGATCCGCTCCGACAGTTGCGCGAGGCGACGCGTGAGCGGCCCGAGCTCGTCGGCCTGCTCGAGGACGCGCTTCGCCTGCGCGTAGAACACGCGGCCCGCGTCGGTCAGCTTCAGCGGCCGCGCGCCGCGTTCGAACAACGGCAGCCCGATCTCTTCCTCGATCGTCTGCAGCTGGCGGCTCAGCGGCGGCTGCGTCATGTGCAGCCGCTCCGCCGCCCGCGTGATGTTCATTTCTTCCGCGACGGCGATGAAGTAGCGGAGCTGGCGCAATTCCATTTCATGCCTCGAAGGTATGGAAGTAGTCGGAAAGAGTGTTGGACGACGCGGGCCCGGAATTCCTACCATGTGCATCAACAGGAGGAATCGCATGATAGCAACTGCCGCCACCATCGAGCGCATCGACACGCTGCTCGTCGACGTGCCCACGATTCGGCCCCACAAACTGTCGGTCGCCACGATGAATTGCCAGACGCTCGTACTCGTCCGGGTTCGATGCACGGACGGTATCGAAGGCGTCGGCGAGGCGACCACGATCGGCGGGCTCGCATACGGCGAAGAGAGCCCCGAGAGCATCAAGGTCAACATCGACACGTATTTCGCGCCGCTGCTGCAAGGGATGGACGCGACGCGCCCCGGCGCCGCGATGGCGCGTGCCCGCAAGCTGTTCCAGGGCAACCGCTTCGCGAAATGCGCGCTCGAGACCGCGCTGTTCGATGCGCAGGCGCGCCGCGCCGGCGTGCCGCTGTCGGAGCTGTTCGGCGGCCGCACGACCGATGCGGTCGAGGTCGCGTGGACGCTCGCGAGCGGCGACACGCACCGCGACATCGCCGAAGCCGAGGCGATGCTCGACGCGCGCCGCCATCGCGCGTTCAAGCTGAAGATCGGCTCGAACGCGGTCGACGACGACGTCGCGCACGTAATCGCGATCAAGCGCGCGCTCGGCGATCGCGGCGACGTGCGCGTCGACGTGAACCAGGCGTGGAGCGAAACCGAAGCGATCCGCGCCGGCGCGCGGCTCGCGCACGCCGGCGTGAGCCTCGTCGAGCAGCCGATCGCCGCGACCAACCGGGCCGGGCTGAAGCGCCTCACGCAACTCGCGCACATTCCGATCATGGCCGACGAAGCGCTGCACGGCCCCGTCGATGCGTTCGCGCTCGCGCAGGAGCGCGCGGCCGACGTGTTCGCGGTGAAGATCGCGCAATCGGGCGGCCTGCTCGGCGCGGCGAGCGTCGCGTCGATCGCATCGGCGGCCGGCATCGATCTGTACGGCGGCACGATGCTCGAGGGCGCGGCCGGCACGATGGCGTCGGCGCAACTGTTCAGCACGTTCGGCTCGCTCAGGTGGGGCACCGAGCTGTTCGGCCCGCTGCTGCTCACCGAGGAAATCCTCGTCGAGCCGCTGCGCTACCAGGATTTCAAGCTGCATCTGCCGGCCACGCCCGGCCTCGGCATCACCTTCGACTGGCCCCGCATCGAGCGGATGCGACGCGGCGCCCGCTGAATCCGCTCGCCCCGACGAACGACGACACGACAAACGAAACCGGAGACACAGATGAACAAGCAAGACATCGACGCACTGCTGAAGACCTTCGACGACGCCGCGGAGAAGCCCGGCAACCCGCGCGTGCGCGCGATCGTCAACCGGATCGTGAAGGATCTCTGCTACACGATCGAGGACTTCGACGTCCAGCCGAGCGAGTTCTGGACCGCGCTGAACTACCTGAACGAAGCCGGCCGCGAATTCGGATTGATCGCTGCGGGCCTCGGGCTCGAGCGCTTCCTCGACGTGCGGATGGACGAGGCCGAGCAGAAGGCCGGCATCACGGGCGGCACGCCGCGCACGATCGAAGGGCCGCTGTATGTCGCGGGCGCGCCGGAATCGGTCGGCCACGCGCGGCTGGACGACGGCACCGATCCCGGCCAGACGCTGATCATGCGCGGCCGCGTGCTCGGCCAGGACGGCGCGCCGCTCGCGAACGCGCTCGTCGAGGTGTGGCATGCGAATCATCTGGGTAACTACTCGTACTTCGACCAGTCGCAGCCGGCGTTCAACCTGCGCCGCTCGATCCGCACCGACGCCGACGGCCGCTACAGCTTCCGCAGCGTGCTGCCGGTCGGCTACAGCGTGCCGCCGGGCAGCAAGACCGAGCAGCTGCTCGACCAGCTGGGCCGCCACGGCCATCGCCCCGCGCACATCCACTTCTTCGTTTCGGCCGACGGCTATCGCAAGCTGACGACGCAGATCAACATCGAGGGCGATCCGCACATCTGGGACGACTTCGCGTTCGCGACGCGCGAAGGGCTGATCCCGAAGGTCAAGCAGGCCGAAGGCGCGGAAGGCAAGCCGTATGGCGTCGACGGTCAGTTCGCGCTGATCGACTTCGATTTCTCGCTCGTCAAGGAACGGCAGCACGTACCGGCGAGCGATGTCGAACGCGCACGCGCGCAGGCCTGAGCGGCCGTAACGTTCGACGAACCGACAATACAAGGAGCGCAGGATGCTGTTTCATGTGGAAATGACCGTCCGCCTGCCGGCGGACATGGACCCGGTCAAGGCGGCGACGCTGAAGGCCGACGAGAAGGCGATGTGCCAGCGGCTGATGAACGACGGCCTGTGGCGGCATCTGTGGCGCATCGCCGGGCAGTACGCGAACGTCAGCATCTTCGACGTGGACAGCGTGCAGCAGCTGCATGACCTGCTGAGCCAGCTGCCGCTGTTTCCGTACATGGAGATGGAAGTGCGCGCGCTGTGCCGGCATCCGTCGTCGGTGCGGGACGACGATCGCTGAGATCCGTGCAGCCCGTGAAGCCCGTGCTGCCCGTGCCGGCGCTTGTCCGGCGGCGCACGGGCCGCAGTCCGTTACGACCCGACGAACGCCTGCCTCACGCGGCGTCCGCCGCCGCGGGCACGGGATCGCGCGCGTTGCTGCGTGGCGTACCGTGCGCCTCCTCGTGCGCGACGTGCGCCGCGAACCCCACGCTGCCGGGCGCGATCTCCGGCTTCAACGTCAGCGCCGGAATCTCGTAGTCGCCCGCGTTCTGCCGGCGAAACGGAATCGGCTGCGCGGTCCATAGCTCATCGAGACGCTTGCCGAGCGCCGCGCGTGTTTCGTCGAAGCGCACGTCGTTCATCTTTCCGGTACGGTGGATCGCGAACGGCGGCAGCACGTCGAACCCCGGGTAATACAGGACGCCGTGCTGGATCGGAAACAGCAGGTCGTCGAGCGGCCCGTTGATTCCGCGCGCGCTGTAGTGCGACGCCCAGCCGCCCGTCGTGACGATCACCATCGCACGCTTGCCGGCCATCATCCCTTCGCCGTATCGGTCGCCCCAGTGCGTATCGGAATGCTCGCCGACGCCGTACGCGAAGCCGTAGGCATACACGCGCTCGATCCATCCCTTCATGATCGCCGGCATCGAGAACCACCACAGCGGAAACTGCAGGATCAGCGCGTCGGCCCATTTCAGCTTTTGCTGCTCGCGCGCGATGTCGTCGCGCTGCGTGCCCGTCTCGTATGCGTGCTTCGAATCGTGCGAGGGATCGAAACGCGCGCCGGGCGCGCGCTCGGTCATGTCGTCGGCGTCGAGCGTGGGCTTCCAGTTCATCGCATACAGATCGGACACCTGCACCGCATGGCCGGCGGCCTCGAGATGCTGGACCGCGAAGTCGCGCAACGCACCGTTCAGCGAGCGCGGTTCGGGATGGGCATAGACGATCAGCACGTTCATGTTCGTGACTCCGTTGATTGAATGACTGCAGGATGCCGGCGCACTCGGTATATTGGAAATGAATTCCCGATATTCCTGGTATAGCCATGAACAATCTCAGACGCATCGACCTGAACCTGCTGGTCACGCTCGACGTGCTGCTCGCCGAGCACAACGTCACGCGCGCGGCCGCGCGGCTGAACATGTCGCAGCCGTCGGTGAGCGTGCAGTTGCAGAAGCTGCGCGACCTGTTCGGCGATCCGTTGCTGTTGCCGGGGCCGCGCGGCATGCGGCCGACCGCGCGCGCGCAAGCGTTGCGCGAGCCGCTGCGCGATGCGCTCGAAGCCGTCGAGCGCGCGGTGCTGACGGCCACGCCGTTCGATCCGGCCACCGCGACCAACACGTGGCGCGTGGCCGCGACCGACTACGGCGAATCGACGATCGTGCTGCCCGCCTTGAGCGCGCTGCGCGCGGCTGCGCCGGCGACGCGGCTGGCCGTCGTCGAGCTGGCGCCGCCGCGCATCGAGCAGGAAGCCGAACGAAACGGCATCGACCTCGCGTTCCACACGACCGAAGGCTCGCCCGACGGCATGCGGCGCCTGCCGCTGTTCGTCGAGCGATACGTGCTGGTAGGCCGCGCCGGTCATCCGAAGCTCAAGCGCCGCCTGACGCTCGCGCAGTTCGCTGCGCTGGAACACGTGATCGTGTCGCCCGACGGCGGCGGCTTCTTCGGCGTGACCGACGAAGCGCTCGCGAAAGCGGGCGCCGCGCGGCGGGTCGTGCTGTCGGTGCCGCATTTCCTGTTCGTGATCTCGGTCGTCGCCGCCACCGACCTCGTCGCGATGCTGCCCGAGCGACTGGTGCGCAATACGCCGGGGTTGCGCGTCGTCGACGCGCCCGTCGACGTGCCGGGCTACGAGATGTCGATGCTGTGGCACGAACGTGTACATCGCGACCCGGCGCATCGATGGCTGCGCGAGACGATCGTCGCGGCGGTGTGACGTGAAGCGGTCGCGGCAACGGGCGATGCATGCCGGTGATCGACGCCGCGGCCGTCGTACCACTGCCCGCACGAAGGACTTGAAACCGGATCGAACACTGTATATATTCACAGTGTTTTTGCATCATTCGACCCGAATTCCGTCACCCATGACGGACGGACTTTTGTGAGGCGACCATGTTTCAGTCATCCGCATTCGATCCCGAGCAACCCGGCTTCAATCCCGTCCAGTTCGAGCGTGCCGCGCAGCGGGCGGTCGGCGATCTGCAGCGTGTCGTCGGCGGCCCTGCGCAGCGCGCGCTCGGGCTGCGACGCCGCACCCACCCGGCCGCCGCCCGCACGATGAGCTGGCAGGCGCTGCTGAACGTCGAGGAGCTGGCGTTCTCGAATGCCGGTTTCCTGAACCGCAACGATCCGGCCGTCGTCGACGCGTTCATCCGGCTGCGCGACAGCCGGCTGGTCGCCGCGGACGTCGAGGAGCCGGTCGACTGGAGTCGCGACGACGACGATCTCCCGGCCGTCTACCTGATCGTCAAGGCGATGCTCGAAGCGGAACGGGAAGAGCGGGCCGAAGCGGCGTAAGGCGGGTGGCGGGTCGGTCGGGCTGGCGGTAAGCCGGCGGGCAGAACGCGCCGAGAGTGGGTCGGTCGCGCTCGGCATCATCGCGGGCGTGGGCCGTGTCGGGCCGTGTCGGGCCGAGTTAGCCGAGTTGGGGCCGGGGCTGAGTTGGCCGAATTGCGCGTATTGCGTGCGCTGCTCCGTATCGCGCGGCGCCGCGACGGTGCCAATCCGCGCCACCGCCCTGCGCGGAGATCGCCGCTTCATCGAAACAAACGCGCGCCCATCGCCCAGCCAAACCGCCGCACCGCCGCGCGCGCCATCGAAACGTCGAACCGAGCGCCGATTACAGCCGCGCCGCCAACCGCGCCCCCTGATCGATCGCCCGCTTCGCGTCGAGCTCCGCAGCCAGTTCCGCGCCGCCGATCAGATGCACCGAGCGTCCGGCCGCCTGCAGCGGCGCGAGCAGCGCGCGCTGCGGCTCCTGGCCTGCGCACAGCACGATCGTATCGGCTTCGATCAGTTCATGATCGCTACGTTGCTCGCCGTACGACACGTGCAGCCCACGTGCATCGATCCTTTCGTAGTTCACGCCGCCGATCATCTTCACCTGCTTCATCTTCAGCGTCGCCCGGTGAATCCAGCCGGTCGTCTTGCCGAGCCCCTTCCCGAGCGGCGCCGGCTTGCGCTGCAGCAGCGTCACCTCGCGCGCCGGCGCGGCGACCCGTGCGCGCGTCACGCCGCCGCGCGTCACGGCCGGATCGGTCACGCCCCATTCGGCCTTCCATTCGTCCAGATCGAGCGTCGGAGACTGGCCGTCCTGCACCAGGTATTCGGCGACGTCGAAGCCGATTCCGCCCGCGCCGACCACCGCGACACGCCGGCCGACCGGTTGCCGGCCCGCCAGCACGTCGATGTAGCTGAGCACGTTCGGGCCGTCCTGCCCCGGAATCTTCGGATCGCGCGGCGTCACGCCGGTCGCGAGCACGATCTCGTCGTAGCCGCCGTCGATCAACTCGCGCACGTCGACGCGGCGGTTCAGATGCAGCGTCACACCGGTCACCTCGATCTGGCGGCCGAAGTAACGCAGCGCCTCGTCGAATTCTTCCTTGCCCGGAATGCGCCTCGCCATGTTGAACTGGCCGCCGATCTGCGCGGCGGCGTCGAACAGGTCGACGCGATGGCCGCG contains:
- a CDS encoding DUF2471 family protein, which gives rise to MFQSSAFDPEQPGFNPVQFERAAQRAVGDLQRVVGGPAQRALGLRRRTHPAAARTMSWQALLNVEELAFSNAGFLNRNDPAVVDAFIRLRDSRLVAADVEEPVDWSRDDDDLPAVYLIVKAMLEAEREERAEAA